The Myripristis murdjan chromosome 6, fMyrMur1.1, whole genome shotgun sequence sequence gtacTTCAACTGAATACTgtgtaaagggtctgaatacttatgtcaatgtgatctttcagttttttctttttaataaatttccaaaaatatctacaattcagttttcactttgtcattatgggatactgagtgtagattaatgagaaaaaactttatttaaacgattgtagcatcaggctgcaacctaacaaaagtgaaaaaagtgaagggggtctgaatagtTTCTGAATGAAACTGTAAATTGGGCCAATTTAATATATTATACATTATGTATAAAATTGTGTTAAAGTCATTTTAAGTCCTctttacatacaaaaaaatattcaggCTTGTAAAccaactgcaaaaaatgtcagtacaaagtcagtaattttatcTAACTAACCCAACTCATCTATGACATTCCAGATACTGAttaaatgtaacattttataATATTGTTCACTGTCTTTCCCAACTACAGAGACATAATATCTTTATGTGACCACATCAAGAGGGATGGGATTTCACACAGCCTGTGGTATTAGATGACAGGAGATTCTGAGATAACCTGATCATGCTGGATCATGCTGAATCATGCTGAATCATCCTGAATCATGTTTGTTATGAAGGTAACAGAACCCAcagttttaaatttgaataaaacagGTTTATGCTGGCCCTCTGTTGGTTTTACAGTCAGAGTGAATATGTCTCATAATCCAGATGCCTCATTCTCCACCAGAATTCAACCCCCCTACTCAAGATGTTAACTTTGTAGCAATAAACTCTATAATAACATGTGAtagtctcctttttttttttttttaaacaaatatcttaacataaacataaatctTACTGTGCTGAATGTGCATGAGTGATTAGAATGACCAAGGGGTGACAGGTTTGGACCCTGCATCCAACAAGTTTACTGTTTACCAACAGAGACCTGGTTGCTCATGTGTTTAGTCATATGTGTGTTATGGGGAACAAGGACTCGACTGTCAGAATTTCAACATGCTGCACATACTGCCTTTAATACAAGCCTGATACAGGTATTTTTCCACTATACAGATGTCTGACTCTTACCTGCTCCTTTGGCATGCACCACTCTCTCGGGGATTCGTTCCCGGTCAAAGTGAGCCATCTCGTCGGTGAAGACCACATCTTGGACCAGCAGGGGGCCTCTGGGACCTGCCGTCTGCTCATTGAGCTTGTCTCCGATGGGAACCCCGGCCCCTGTGGTCAGTGTATCTGGCCTCTGGTGCAAAACAGCATTCTCATCAATAACATTTGCTGTCATAGTAATAGTCACTTCATCACTTTGTATACTGCCAGTCCCTTTGCTCACTCAagggttatttttatttttttattttgttttttaatgcacaGGCTAATTTTTGGGTTACAGGCTAAATTATTTGTATTGTACAGGCCAATCTTCACTGTTCAGGCTAATTTCTGGTTACAAGataattcttttttgtttcaggCTAACTGTCACTATACAGGTTTATGTTGATTAATAAAGACTAATTTTCACCTTTCACCCCTTTAATTTTTAAGTCTTACTGTTGCAGCCTAACTAAGGTCTGTCCTAACTAAGGTCTGCATGACATGGACAATATTTCATACctcgatatttatgccaaatatctcgaTAGTGCTACAGTACATGATATGACTAGTTGACACTCATTTGAAgtgcagcaacagtgaaaacTAAGCTTAAAAAAGAAGCATAACATAATACCAAATggacaaataaaatgcagtcaaaAAATGCTGTGTGCAAACAAAGATTATTTTCTTTGATTAGATCCTGCCATGCAATTAGGTTTaagatttgcctttttttttttttttttttttttaaaacataccATCATTATGCTGTTACAGTAGTCCTTTAAGTAGTGTCATAAGTCCAATTCCTAACTATGATGGAACTAGAATTTCAAAACTTATTTTCCCCCTTTCCCTTTCAAAGTTTAGAAAGTGATAAGAACTTAATTTACAAGAAAGCACTTTGCGTGGCATGAGTGTGAATACCTGCACTAAAGTccaaacagctaaaacaaaacaatttaataaacacaaaaacgACATACAGCAGCTGAATTTCTTGATTGATAGATAAATGACTTTAGGAGGGAACTGACCCAGGAATTACACTGTCTGTAGCCTCTGAGGCGGTGCAGATGTGAATAACATAAGCTATGTGGGCACATATATCAGCACAGTTAGCATGCATTTCACTCTTATTATGGTGGCCTTGTTTCCCCTGGGTGGGGGTTCTGGCCCTGGTTATGTAACCATGAATTAACAAGAGTGAAGTTCAACCACAATCTGTGCGTCTGGACAATGACCTCGCCAACTTTGTGACGACTTTAGACGTTTCACACTAAATTAAAGATTTAAAGCTGTTGCTTTTATTACTGAAAAACGTCAAAACAAAGGTATTTGTGTAATTAGCGTTACACAAATACCTTAGGATAGCTGTGCCAGTTTAGCTATCCAGTTATCCAGTTTGAAAGTGAACCTTTGCTATTAAAAACCCTTTCAAAATGCCACAcgacacacagtcacactaaGCGGTTGATCAGCATGAAGATACCTCTATTAACACTTACTAGCACAATTCTGGCGAGGTTACGGGCATAttaattcagtttctgtggttcTTGTCTGACATCTAGTTTTGCAGGCTAACTAATTAGCTAGGGAGACCCTAAACGACCTCTCACCCATTTCCCAAGACACAGCTGCGCTGTCGCATAATTCCGCAGGGTTCATACAGACCTGAGCACCCCTATTCTCCTTCCACAGCTTCATTTGATCCGTGGTTTTATCTCTGTTCTCAGCCATCTCGACGGGCAACTGGTAAAAAACGATATGGACAGATAACACAGTGCAAAACGTTTAATATCTATCCTGCTGGAAGAAACCTTCCTGGACTTTGCACGATTTGGCCCCGCCTCCTTCTGCTCCCACTCACTTGATAGGCTGCTGAAAGCCAACTGACCTACTTTTGCAAAAGGGGAGAAAGGTCCGAATCAAAGATCGTCTATTTTATGCAGATGCCAGAAACGGATCGTAGAATTGTAAAGTGGGAGGAGCCGTAAGTTCCGGAAGTATTTCCCCCCGTTTGGATTTTCTATTTTACCCATCGCTGCAATATTACTCAGCAGTGAATCATGGATACGATAATGTGCCAGATAAGTGGTTGCAACCAGAAATGACACATCTGTTCAGGATTTATCAGCTGCATTACTGCAAACAATTTATCTGTATGAacctgggctgtgtgtgtgacctttttgGATGTGCAGAAGAACACAGAACATTAATTAAGTGatcaatgaaatgaaaccaCTGTGCCTTGTGTGTAAACGCGTACAGCCTCTCTCTTGATAGGGGGCGCAGCGATCACACGTGCATAGCTTCAGGtatttaataaatgataaataataaaatattttttcacccACCTGCAACCCATCCAACTACTTATCAGAATGTTAATTTTTGTGACCTGAACTGTCTGATCTGTAGATTATCTGCCGTGTCTGCGATTATAACTGTAGTCCGCACATCAATGTCATGCACACATCATATACATAACGTTATTTAGAAGTACAGTGGTCACACTTTAAgcaagctgaacgcattctgtactgtacaggagacacggcacggaggaaactgattgacaatggtctacagtcccttagccaatcaggacgcagaacacaatgcgctgtaaaaaaaaaaaaaaaaaaaagcatgcaaaattgcacacaaaaaaaatccgcgaaactgctaggccgcgaaaggtgaaccgcgttatagcgagagACAACTGTAAACACCACAAAATAGGCCTACAACGTTTCCCTACCTACATGATTCCCATGCTTTACAAACTTTATCTCTGTGTCTAAACAATGCATCTGACTTGGATGTAATGTAACAGTGCTGTAGGTCATACTTTGTCATACCATTTTTCTTTTAGTGCCACTAACTGCAACATATTCTGGTCTTCCTGGCCACACTTCAAGATGATGTTTGCAGTAGCCAGATATAAGGGCAGAGTGAgtggtctttctttttctcctttcagcTGTTAACAATGCTAGGTCATTCCAGTGTGGTAAACAATTGCTCAGACTGTTGCTGTTGGATTGCTTTAATTTCAAACAGCGTTCACACAATACACTTTATTCTTGAGGCACATTCACATCAAATGCTAAATAACTTCATGCATGATCAAATGTAGGCTACAGCTCTGTTGATCAAATGCAAATGCTGactataaatgaaaatattgcttCATTATTTGGCACAGCAGGAATTACTGTCTATCATATGACCACAGGTGTACTGATTTTGACTTGGATTTTGATGTGAGGTGAGGAATGCAGTCATAAATTAACAAATATTcagcttgaaaaaacaaacaaaaaaaacaaaataacaacaatgcaAAGGGCTAAGAATGTTTTCAGAGTTAGAAGACATTTCACGTGATTGTTCACATTCAGGAgttacaacaaaacagcactgcaTAATGCCATGTTGTAGAGAATAtctcagacagagaaaaacacacagtgatattCAGAGTATTACCAAATTGTCATCacattgtgaggaaaaaaagtttctttcttCCTCAGCTGAACAAAAATACCTTGATAGTATTGTTATCATTAATGCTCCATAGCTGCAAACAGTAAGTGATTCCCACTGGTTTCAACAAGGAATACTAATATTGATAACAAGCTGTTTGCAGGTAACTAAAGGGCAACTGCTAAAACTAGAAGGAACAATGAACCCACTTAAAAGGGGGTGAGTATATTTTACACATTAAAGTCCCAGAGgtgtaataataacaacaacaacgataaataataataataataataataataataataataataataataataattatgtgtTATTAACAGTAGTATTTGTGTTAAATACTGTACACTTTGATGAGCTAACTGTCCTTAAatttgatgtttatttaaataGTGCAAAAAATGCTGATTTACACTCATCATGTGATGCTAgaatgtggaaaacaaaaaaatatatatatatgtatgaatactgaggatgatgatgacaagAAGAAGAATGCTTGGATTGTATTACACTATTTACACTGATACTGACACTTACATTATAAGTAGTTTTATGCTGCAACGTGTATTGCATTAATTATGGTACAAATAGAACAATACAACATGGTAGTTATATGCGGATTACATCTGATTTGGCCACCCTGTAACAACTGCTACAAATTACAATTATTTCACCTGGATAAGAgtacctggattttttttaaaaagcacaatATATATTGAATATACCAAAACCTCTATTATTTGTCAGTCTTACTGGTAACAAATGACACAAGCAAATCCAATAGAGCTAACCTCAACTCAGTTCTAAAACTGCTAAGTAATCAATCTAACAGGTGCAATCAATGACTGATCTTTAAAGACAAATGAGTAGTTTCCTGAAAGAGAAGCTATTACAACCTGTCTGTTCAGTCTTAGTTTTTCTCTGGAGAGCTAAATAGAACCACAGTAGGCACCATgcagggagaaaagggaggagcaGGGGGTGGTGAGGTGTGCCTGCCAGGGTTGGGCTCCTCTTTTTGATCAAAACTCCTTTCAAAGTTCAAACTGAAAGGACAAAACTAAACACCACAAATATGCATGTTTCCTTTCCAGCTGTTGAAAAGAGATTTAGCCCAACCCCGGAAAGCGGAGAGGGGGCAAACCAAGGGGGGTAAGGGGGTAAGGTAACGAGGCAGTGTGGAGCAGACCCGGGtcagtctgcagtttgaaaCAGATTCAGTTACTTTTAGAGGACAGATTAATTTTGTTTGGTACAAACAAACCAACTGGACGGCTTCTTTGAATCCAAAAGGCAGCCTTCAAGCAGGATGCACCTGAGAGCTAAAAGTAGCAAGTAACTGAAAGGATTTCAGCGAATTAATTGACCCAGGGGTGCAGCTAGTTTATAGGCAAACACTGGCTTTTTCAAATTCTCCTCCCTTGTTGAAAGGGTACCGTGTCAAGAATAGTGCCACCAGATTGACATATAGGTCACACACCCTCCCTGTGGGTCAGACTGTCAACTATCAGCAGAGTGGAACAGATCAGGGCACAGCTTCAAACAAGGGAAGAGGTGACAGGAACATGAAGGAGCAAGTGTTTGGCTTGAAACCCACAACAGGACAGGTacaggaggggtggggtggggtgacTAGGTCCTGCGGAGAGGGTGCCACATGGATACAGGTTTCCTCAGAGTGGCCAGCATCTGATTCCAGTGGGTAATTCCCATTCCGCTGGCTTCAGGTCCGATGATGACGTGACCCACATTCTCCCCCCGCCCGTCTTCAGTGCCTTCAGCCACCGTCACCCTCAGGGACAGCTCCTACACAGGAAACATGATCTTACATAGCTGCTGTGTAAGAGTGACTCAGCATCAACTGTAGAGCTGGAGTTGGTAAAATTCGGTGGAACTCAGCCAGTAAACTGAGTGGATTTAAATGGCCTGTATaaagaattaataaaatattttattttgtttacctTTTTATTTCCATTGCTTGTCTTTAGCACTGTTCAACTccgttttaaaaaaaagcaattcaAAATTAagtattttatgatttttaaatgGAATTAATTAAGAGCAATAGCATCATGAGCTTTCCCTAATTTTACTCATGTATTTAAAAGCCCTTTCATCTTCTGTAGATTTATCTTTACAGTATTTACctaattttaaatgtttttttagtcatttttctgCCATTTCATACTGTAACTGTTGtctaaaaaataaagtacagacaTATTCaatgttgtcattatttttggtgCATTTATGGATTTTTTACATTCTAATTTggtgcttatatatatatatatatatatatatatatattttttttttttttttttttttttttttttttatctaagcACACATTTTTAGCTATTTTTTTAGCTGCTGAATTCTATAACTTTAGCTGCTGCAATGACCGAATatctgaacaacaaaaacagttcaAGTCTAGTGTTCTTGTCTGCAGATTATACTGGTCAGGGCTGCTTTGCCCTGTGCATTCATGTACTTTAAGAGCTACAGTGTCACCTGCAGGACGATGGATGGCACAGAGAAGATCATGGCTTCATTAAAGATGGGGTTCGTGTCGTCCCTTTTGGTGGAGGTCTTCTTCTTGCTGATCTTCCTGCCGTCTTGTAGAAGATACACTTTGACAAATGGATCTGGCAGCAAAATGGGAGGAAGATAATGGGATGATGTTACGTCCATTGTTAGGTCtaaccagcacacacactcacacacacagacacacactcacacacacagacacacacacacacacacagacacacacacgtaataAACTCCTCATTACAGTGTCATCATTCACAGACATGGTCTTGTATACCCAGTTAGCTCTTTAATGATGGTGCCTCAGTCTGTGAAGTTTATCAGGACAGAGTTGGTGTGTTTCATGATCTGGACACTTGATGTTATGGACAAAGTAAATTTAGTGTAGTCTGTATTCCTGTATGATGACAGATTTGCCCTCTGGTGATCGGCATTAGTGTCTGTTATTACTGTATCACTAATCACTTAGTTCAGTGGTGGGACATTACACAGAGGcattcagataaaaaaaaaaaaataaaaaaatagctcCACGCACAAATGTGACagtaagacagacagagaccatATTGCTTCACATAATAAGttatctaataaaaaaaaaaactgataaaatcATACAATCATACACTCtagtaaccacacacacacacacacacaaagcaaacacaccACATTGTCTGACCTGCAGTGGTTTTGCCATTGGTCCACACCAGGTTCTTGGCCTTGGCCACAACAACTGTGAGGCGCTCTGCTGTTGGCAAGTAACTGAGGGACAACAGAATCTCTCCTACTGCATCCACAGCCTGCACAGTCGAACCAAAACATGTATTTAACACAACAGACATTTAACACAACATGGCATATGTCACATGGTGGATGTCTTAATATAAAACAcctcacagagagaaaaaaagattcttTACATTTTAAGGGAAAATTCCACCCAAAGAAAATTTTACAATGTTGTATATCACCAATTTGAGATGTGCTATTCCGTGTATTTTTAGAAGAAGATGCAAAAGCATTTGCTCTGTGATTCTGAGTGACTGGTAATTTAAACAGGTTATCCATAATCTGTAAGAGACTGCTTTTTGCCAGAAACCATGCCAACTCTTTTATTTATCTGACTTGGAGTGGAGTTCTGCTGTATCTCCAGCAGGGGGTCTCAGATACCACCAAGCTCCCTTACACAGTTCAGGTTAGTTTAGATTTTGTGGTGTATTATGGACGGGAACAAAGCCTAGTTAGTCCCTAACACCAAGTTATTAATCCCTATATTAAAAGTGTGTTACAGTCAGCATCATCTTATTCTTTGAATGTGCCCTTTGCAATTTAAATGGATGATTATATTGTTTTTAGACCAAGCTCAATTCTGCTTGGCCAATCAACATATTCTGAGGCCCGATTCCAGCATCTAATTACTCTACAATCAACAAGTTGACTTTCTAAAACAACGTCAGCAAGGCTGGGCTTCTAATCAGATTATCCAGAATCATCTTATAGCAGAAAAACTTGACTCCACTTGAGTTTGAAATCATTATTGATTTAAATTAATTCACAGCACAAAACATTTGTCTGGTTCGAGGCTTCAGTCTTCCcaattttgtttacattggtATGGCAGAAGGTTATATGTTAATTTATCTCATAATAGCATATTTTTAAAACACTATATGTCAAATCATTAATGTCTTTGTCATATTGTATTGTGTCATAATGTATTGTATCGTAATGTAATGTATCATATCGTATGGCATCGTATCCTACTCTATTGCACAGTAttcttttgtatttgttttgcattgtaCTATAAAATATTTCATGGTATCTTGCCATATCGAATGGTTTCGAGATGTATCGTATAATATTCTGCACCATACCATATTATAATGTGCCATACTGTACTGTACCAAATCATGTCATATTGAATTGGATTTTCTTGTACTTTGTCATACCCCACCATATTTTAACACACCTTATTAACATCCTGAAGGTAAAGCCAGGCGTTGAATGGTCTGATGGTCAGGTCCAGGTCCGATAGTTTGAGATCCGCTACCCCAGCGCTGATGTTCCTCTCGTCAGCATCAATACCAAAGGCTGCAAAGCGCAGGCTGTACTCCTCCAGAGCCATCAGGTCCACAGGGATGGAGAAGCGCTCATCAAAAATCACGGTGAATGCGTTAGCCTGGACCTGTGAACAAAAAGATGCTGGTCAATCATAGGATGTTAAACTCTATTTATGCCAGTTGGTTTTCATGTTTGAACTTGTTTGCACTGGGTCACACACTGGTAGCTGTGAGTATCTGCAGCCTGTGAAGGCTTTCCATGCCCACCTCTGAAATAACTGAACGTTCTTGAATGGTATGTCACTGTTTTGGAAGTAACAGACAGACATGGATTGTTACCAGAGGCTGTTGACAATTAGGGGAAAACATGGTTGGTTATGTAGCTTCATAAGAgcacaaccaaacaaacaggtAAAATAACGCACTAAATGAGATACATGGCACAGAGATGTGAACTTAACCTTACAAAGTAAGGTGTAACATCAGTGACTcccttcatcctctccctcagtcaCTCCTCATCAGAGCCAGGCTATGAGGCAGAATGCAATCAAAGATATTCTTTTTATTGGATGATAACTCAGTTATGAAACACTTTTGGTTTGTACAGGTGGACGAGAGTCcttgccttttctcttttttcatgtgATCTCACTTTATGCTCACGTATGTTCAAACAACAAATGGCCATTGTGGCATAGCACTGTAGGGTACATGCTTCATACAAAGCAGGTTTTCTTTTAATTGTATGTCACAGAGAAAAGATTCTTAGCTCTAAATGGCAAAAACAGCTTCATCTTGAAAGAGTTATTGGTCCGTTTTGGCCTCAGTGTTGTAAACAGAACATAtctacaataataatacatcataccctttctttttcttttctcccagcATGTCAGAGCACTGGAAGCAGACTCCAGCCAGCACCTGATTTTGATGGGTTCTGTCATGATCTTTTAATGTAATGAAGCATGGACTGTGATTTATCATGCTTTTCCTCATTTCTAATACCACCCAAAGCCTCCAGTCCCAAAGTGTCTCTCCAACATGACTCTCAAGGTCTCCATGGACTGGGATGGGTGGTGtcttacttgaaaaaaaaaaaaaaaaaaatactccataTAAAAGACAAGCTCTGAAGTTTGCACATAGTTTAGACATGCTCTTAGGTTGTCAGAAAATTTCCTTTGCATGTCCAAACAAGTCAGGCTTGCAAAAAGCTTGATAAATCCCAGTTTTCATGTGTAAATGTAGCagaacatatgaaaaaaaaatcttttgtatGTTGTctgataaatgaggcccacTGTGTAGCAGGGGATAAATGAGCCTTCTAAGTCCATTAATTTTGAATACAATAACACAAGCTACTGagttatttatctttattttttaatttattgcaaGGACAGTGATCTACATACtcaattttgtccatatatgtgttgtttattttgtttgggaTCGTCCATGTTAGCCTGGCTATGAAGTCAAGTAACCAGACATACAACACAGTGACAAAAATGGGCAGGACATGTAA is a genomic window containing:
- the syt12 gene encoding synaptotagmin-12 isoform X2 gives rise to the protein MSSAQGGDISGYHLSVVRNPPGWEVGIYLVGFLVLLGVAGLNIWKLWKSGTFPVPSPFPNFDYRYLQEKYGNSFSEVRQKRVAANNHRRTSTASSRKASLALGDTPDGFRDLGHLELMSRELDHIGMVQLNRSISTDSLSSISSIANNFGHDFTVGQLEVTLEFEPYRQGGQGKGLLHITLHQGKDLLEKEEGDFPGCFIRVSLGPEELNVGITKVQANAFTVIFDERFSIPVDLMALEEYSLRFAAFGIDADERNISAGVADLKLSDLDLTIRPFNAWLYLQDVNKAVDAVGEILLSLSYLPTAERLTVVVAKAKNLVWTNGKTTADPFVKVYLLQDGRKISKKKTSTKRDDTNPIFNEAMIFSVPSIVLQELSLRVTVAEGTEDGRGENVGHVIIGPEASGMGITHWNQMLATLRKPVSMWHPLRRT